A portion of the Lolium rigidum isolate FL_2022 chromosome 1, APGP_CSIRO_Lrig_0.1, whole genome shotgun sequence genome contains these proteins:
- the LOC124684834 gene encoding B-box zinc finger protein 22-like, whose product MKIQCNACGAAEARVLCCADEAALCDACDKEVHAANKLAGKHQRVPLLPDAAPPSAPSAPPKCDICQEASGYFFCLEDRALLCRDCDVAIHTVNSFVSVHQRFLLTGVQVGLEPADPVPPIADKHVNASSGSVNSQQKHLARKNPTVLLSGESSVSIPSQNAISGDYSRQIDVPNTKTAMVNWTMDNSAIRSAEHPPKYLSDASSKHLLPSQTTAALSNQMNRDSDPAYNLPFSGGNGSNGLPDWPVDEFFSNFEYGPNFGFTEHGSSKGDNAKLGSAEGSPQCRLAEGLFAEDLLGQVPGFDAEDTWVVPEVPSPPTASGLCWQGNLRYPVYDNAMFVPEIPSLQSSQDHYTVSSGSKRRRREF is encoded by the exons ATGAAGATCCAGTGCAACGCGTGCGGGGCGGCGGAGGCGCGGGTGCTCTGCTGCGCCGACGAGGCCGCGCTCTGCGACGCCTGCGACAAGGAGGTCCACGCCGCCAACAAGCTCGCGGGGAAGCACCAGCGCGTGCCGCTGCTCCccgacgccgcgccgccctctGCGCCCAGCGCGCCGCCCAAGTGCGACATCTGCCAG GAGGCTTCTGGATACTTCTTCTGCCTGGAGGACCGTGCTCTACTTTGTAGAGATTGTGATGTTGCTATACACACAGTAAATTCCTTTGTTTCAGTGCATCAAAGGTTCCTGCTGACAGGAGTTCAAGTTGGCCTTGAACCTGCTGATCCAGTTCCACCTATTGCTGACAAGCATGTTAACGCTTCTAGTGGATCAGTGAATTCACAACAGAAACACTTGGCGAGGAAAAATCCTACAGTCTTACTTTCAGGTGAAAGCAGTGTATCTATACCAAGCCAAAATGCAATCAGTGGAGATTATTCTAGGCAGATTGATGTTCCAAATACCAAGACAGCAATGGTCAACTGGACTATGGACAATAGTGCAATTAGGTCGGCAGAGCATCCACCTAAGTACCTGTCAGATGCAAGTTCAAAACATTTGCTACCTAGTCAGACCACAGCAGCCTTATCCAATCAAATGAACAGAGATAGTGACCCAGCATACAACTTACCATTTTCAGGTGGTAATGGGTCAAATGGCTTACCTGATTGGCCTGTCGATGAATTCTTTAGTAACTTCGAATATGGCCCAAACTTTGGCTTTACTGAGCATGGTTCTTCAAAG GGTGACAATGCAAAGTTGGGGAGCGCTGAGGGATCTCCACAGTGCCGCCTAGCTGAAGGCCTGTTTGCGGAAGACCTGTTAGGCCAAGTACCTGGATTTGATGCAGAAGATACGTGGGTGGTGCCCGAGGTTCCCTCACCACCAACAGCCTCGGGTCTCTGCTGGCAAGGGAATTTGCGTTACCCTGTGTACGACAATGCCATGTTCGTCCCTGAAATTCCCTCCCTGCAGAGCTCCCAGGACCACTATACTGTATCTTCCGGCTCCAAACGCCGAAGGAGAGAGTTTTGA